From one bacterium genomic stretch:
- a CDS encoding nitrilase-related carbon-nitrogen hydrolase, with the protein YPETVRWAAVRGAKIVFHPHHTGSDRQGVRLTQWGTTGAPYYEKAMMMRSMENTIYFASVNYALRFQESATSLITPSGECQAYLPYGQEGVLVQPINLEDATGLLAARYAPERYQEAMAERTPNGVDTVNQRR; encoded by the coding sequence GTTATCCCGAAACCGTGCGATGGGCAGCGGTACGGGGCGCCAAAATCGTCTTTCACCCCCACCACACGGGCAGTGACCGGCAAGGTGTCCGCCTGACGCAATGGGGCACGACCGGCGCGCCCTATTACGAAAAGGCCATGATGATGCGCAGCATGGAGAACACAATCTACTTTGCCAGTGTCAACTATGCGCTGCGCTTTCAGGAATCGGCGACTAGTCTCATCACCCCCTCCGGCGAGTGCCAGGCGTACTTGCCCTATGGTCAGGAAGGCGTGCTCGTGCAGCCCATCAACCTCGAGGACGCAACCGGTTTGCTCGCCGCTCGATACGCGCCCGAACGATACCAGGAAGCGATGGCGGAGCGGACGCCCAACGGCGTGGACACGGTG